The following coding sequences lie in one Cannabis sativa cultivar Pink pepper isolate KNU-18-1 chromosome 5, ASM2916894v1, whole genome shotgun sequence genomic window:
- the LOC115716850 gene encoding UPF0496 protein At3g49070: MKNKISSHIRKFMPCSANTSLNNPITNIDVREEYANAFRTESYIDFWTRVIAISNADYATAIPAESTSSARLPSYRLFIEHLLDPDQPTVTHILSLAHNRPKIHALLSEYFTQTANASILCGTLLNDIQKTRGKYRYFKTSIQSVKGGEISHIISNQLTQFSCSINPFTSPISSPSRVRIVQKGCSGLLHRLEVSRDKARAKLQLMNKLKHGSAVVLVALTASLSVIVVTHALSLVVAIPTLISASIELASSRKLARVTAQLDAAAKGTYILNRDFDIISRLVARLNDELEHLRGAVKFWVDRGEEDWLKVSNEVVRHLKKNESNINEQLDELEEHLYLCFMTINRARSLVVKEMFNPSQPTKHHCILSSC, encoded by the exons ATGAAGAACAAAATCAGTTCtcacataaggaaatttatgcCCTGTTCCG CCAATACATCTCTCAATAATCCTATTACCAATATTGATGTTCGTGAAGAATATGCGAATGCCTTCCGCACCGAATCCTACATTGACTTTTGGACACGTGTCATTGCAATATCAAATGCTGATTACGCCACTGCTATTCCAGCCGAGTCCACCAGCTCGGCTCGGCTCCCATCCTATCGTTTATTCATTGAACATCTTTTGGATCCAGATCAGCCCACAGTCACACACATCTTATCCTTGGCCCATAACCGGCCCAAAATCCATGCACTACTCTCTGAATATTTCACCCAAACTGCCAATGCCTCCATCCTATGTGGCACTCTATTAAACGACATTCAGAAGACACGTGGCAAATACCGTTATTTTAAAACCTCAATCCAATCAGTTAAAGGAGGAGAAATAAGTCATATAATCTCAAACCAACTCACTCAGTTTTCTTGCTCAATCAACCCATTCACTTCTCCTATCTCATCTCCAAGCCGAGTTAGAATTGTTCAAAAGGGTTGTTCTGGATTACTTCATAGGCTCGAAGTAAGCCGAGACAAAGCTCGAGCCAAGCTTCAACTCATGAACAAACTAAAACACGGCTCGGCTGTTGTCCTCGTGGCTTTGACGGCTTCATTGAGTGTGATTGTTGTGACACATGCACTCTCATTAGTTGTAGCCATTCCAACCTTGATTTCAGCTTCAATAGAGTTGGCTTCATCAAGGAAGCTGGCTAGGGTGACAGCGCAGCTCGATGCAGCCGCAAAAGGGACCTACATACTAAATCGAGACTTTGACATAATTAGTCGGCTCGTGGCTAGGCTCAATGATGAGTTGGAGCACTTAAGGGGAGCTGTGAAATTTTGGGTTGATCGAGGAGAAGAAGATTGGCTGAAAGTTAGCAATGAAGTGGTGCGACACCTTAAGAAAAATgagtcaaatattaatgagCAGCTTGATGAGCTTGAAGAACACTTGTATCTATGCTTTATGACTATAAATCGAGCTAGAAGCTTAGTGGTGAAGGAGATGTTCAATCCTTCTCAACCAACTAAACACCACTGTATATTGTCATCATGTTAA